From Haemorhous mexicanus isolate bHaeMex1 chromosome 1, bHaeMex1.pri, whole genome shotgun sequence, one genomic window encodes:
- the LRRC72 gene encoding leucine-rich repeat-containing protein 72 isoform X1: MAAAATAGGQAIEKQLKICGYKSNVDVVALYLARQGLRSIPSLSQFRRLRYLWINNNKIQDLTFLIKNYYLTELYLNNNELTDISGALKHLRSLQILFLHNNELKKLGKTVKELKGMISLQTLNLFHNPLEYDPDYRLYVIYFLPSVQLLDRKLVTQRERESALHLYNPKRAWMMQSVAFGKRADTSLGTTVGSGKCTQPARRPIMPSGHEFGNNTNKVPFEDPEDAVLVRAMTRSLMEFSSVDWNKVATCQERRLENKAEEPLEKLTIQFR, encoded by the exons ATGGCGGCGGCCGCCACGGCCGGCGGGCAG GCAATAGAAAAACAGCTGAAGATTTGTGGCTATAAGAGCAATGTGGATGTCGTTGCACTGTATCTGGCTAGACA aGGACTAAGAAGTATCCCAAGTCTATCACAGTTTCGCAGATTAAGATATTTGTGGATTAACAACAATAAG ATCCAAGATTTAACCTTCTTGATCAAAAACTATTACTTGACCGAACTCTATCTCAACAATAACGAGCTGACAGATATATCAG gtGCTCTGAAACACCTACGTTCCTTACAGATTCTGTTTCTTCACAACAACGAGTTAAAAAAACTTGGCAAAACAGTGAAGGAATTGAAAGGAATGATAAGCTTGCAGACTCTAA ATCTATTCCATAACCCTCTGGAATATGATCCAGACTACCGGCTTTATGTGATATACTTCCTTCCTTCAGTTCAGCTCCTTGACAGGAAGT TAGTTACACAAAGAGAAAGGGAGTCAGCACTTCATCTCTATAACCCCAAAAGAGCTTGGATGATGCAGTCAGTAGCTTTTGGGAAGAGAGCAGACACATCCCTGGGGACTACGGTGGGATCTGGCAAATGCACTCAACCAGCCAGAAGACCAATAATGCCCTCAG GTCATGAATTTGGAAATAACACTAATAA AGTACCATTTGAGGACCCCGAAGATGCGGTTTTAGTGCGGGCAATGACAAGATCTCTAATGGAATTTTCCTCTGTGGACTGGAACAAAGTAGCCACCTGTCAAGAAAGGCGgcttgaaaacaaagcagaagagcCCCTCGAGAAGCTGAC
- the LRRC72 gene encoding leucine-rich repeat-containing protein 72 isoform X2: MAAAATAGGQAIEKQLKICGYKSNVDVVALYLARQGLRSIPSLSQFRRLRYLWINNNKIQDLTFLIKNYYLTELYLNNNELTDISDLFHNPLEYDPDYRLYVIYFLPSVQLLDRKLVTQRERESALHLYNPKRAWMMQSVAFGKRADTSLGTTVGSGKCTQPARRPIMPSGHEFGNNTNKVPFEDPEDAVLVRAMTRSLMEFSSVDWNKVATCQERRLENKAEEPLEKLTIQFR; the protein is encoded by the exons ATGGCGGCGGCCGCCACGGCCGGCGGGCAG GCAATAGAAAAACAGCTGAAGATTTGTGGCTATAAGAGCAATGTGGATGTCGTTGCACTGTATCTGGCTAGACA aGGACTAAGAAGTATCCCAAGTCTATCACAGTTTCGCAGATTAAGATATTTGTGGATTAACAACAATAAG ATCCAAGATTTAACCTTCTTGATCAAAAACTATTACTTGACCGAACTCTATCTCAACAATAACGAGCTGACAGATATATCAG ATCTATTCCATAACCCTCTGGAATATGATCCAGACTACCGGCTTTATGTGATATACTTCCTTCCTTCAGTTCAGCTCCTTGACAGGAAGT TAGTTACACAAAGAGAAAGGGAGTCAGCACTTCATCTCTATAACCCCAAAAGAGCTTGGATGATGCAGTCAGTAGCTTTTGGGAAGAGAGCAGACACATCCCTGGGGACTACGGTGGGATCTGGCAAATGCACTCAACCAGCCAGAAGACCAATAATGCCCTCAG GTCATGAATTTGGAAATAACACTAATAA AGTACCATTTGAGGACCCCGAAGATGCGGTTTTAGTGCGGGCAATGACAAGATCTCTAATGGAATTTTCCTCTGTGGACTGGAACAAAGTAGCCACCTGTCAAGAAAGGCGgcttgaaaacaaagcagaagagcCCCTCGAGAAGCTGAC